The Corallococcus exiguus genome includes a window with the following:
- the gloA gene encoding lactoylglutathione lyase: MRILHTMLRVGDLEKSLDFYTRVIGMKLLRRQDYPDGRFTLAFVGYGPEDTHPALELTHNWDTAKYELGSAYGHIALGVSDIHATANAIRQAGGKVVREPGPMKHGTTVIAFVEDPDGYKVELIQQKA; the protein is encoded by the coding sequence ATGCGCATCCTCCACACCATGCTCCGGGTCGGCGACCTGGAGAAGTCGCTCGACTTCTACACCCGCGTCATCGGCATGAAGCTCCTGCGCCGCCAGGACTACCCGGACGGACGGTTCACCCTCGCCTTCGTTGGCTACGGCCCGGAAGACACCCACCCCGCCCTGGAGCTCACCCACAACTGGGACACGGCGAAGTACGAGCTGGGCTCCGCCTACGGCCACATCGCCCTGGGCGTCAGCGACATCCACGCCACCGCCAACGCCATCCGGCAGGCCGGCGGCAAGGTCGTCCGCGAGCCCGGCCCCATGAAACACGGAACCACCGTCATCGCCTTCGTGGAGGACCCGGACGGCTACAAGGTGGAGCTCATCCAGCAGAAGGCCTGA
- a CDS encoding PqqD family protein — MNLPRATSGVIVQQQDEAFFLMDTEGGEVFRVNETAARIFELCQGDTSLEGAVASLALRLGAAGQEETIRADVQRTVTQFQELGLCEPSRPV; from the coding sequence TTGAATCTGCCCCGCGCGACTTCCGGCGTCATCGTCCAGCAGCAGGACGAAGCCTTCTTCCTCATGGATACCGAGGGCGGAGAGGTCTTCCGGGTGAACGAGACCGCCGCCCGCATCTTCGAGCTGTGCCAGGGCGACACGTCCCTGGAGGGGGCGGTGGCGTCGCTGGCGCTCCGGCTGGGCGCCGCGGGCCAGGAAGAAACCATCCGCGCCGACGTCCAGCGCACCGTGACGCAGTTCCAGGAACTGGGGCTGTGCGAGCCCTCGCGTCCCGTCTGA
- the mgtE gene encoding magnesium transporter, with the protein MVESPQSQNALSPDELHEAWAVLSMDERLEGFRLLPAAVADDFFLGLTAREQSELILSLPQGERRTWVRLLPPDDLADLVQAVEPEQVDAILSQLDDASRREVNVLLAYSEDDAGGLMNPRFARVRPDMSIDEAIGYLRKQAREKVETVYYAYVLDAEQRLQGVLSLRQLFQAAPDKRVADVMIRDVITVAENTDQEAVSRTFSEHSFMAMPVVDEQRRMKGIVTVDDIVDVVQEEATEDIQKVGGMEALDAPYFDVGFLAMLKKRAGWLMVLFLGEMLTATAMGYFEHEIARAVVLSLFIPLIISSGGNSGSQATTLIIRSLALSEMRLKDWWRVARRELSTGLALGAILGVVGFTRVMVWQGLFHSYGEHAFLIGMTVGVSLVGVVIFGTLSGSMLPFILRRVGFDPASASAPFVATLVDVSGLVIYFTAASLFLSGTLL; encoded by the coding sequence ATGGTGGAGAGTCCCCAGAGCCAGAACGCGCTGTCCCCCGACGAGCTTCACGAGGCGTGGGCCGTGCTCTCCATGGACGAGCGCCTGGAGGGATTCCGCCTGCTGCCCGCGGCGGTGGCGGACGACTTCTTCCTGGGCCTCACCGCGCGCGAGCAATCCGAGCTCATCCTCAGCCTCCCCCAGGGCGAGCGCCGCACCTGGGTCCGCCTGCTCCCCCCGGACGACCTGGCCGACCTGGTCCAGGCCGTGGAGCCGGAGCAGGTGGACGCCATCCTGTCGCAGCTGGACGACGCCAGCCGCCGCGAGGTGAACGTCCTGCTGGCGTACTCGGAGGACGACGCCGGCGGTCTGATGAACCCGCGCTTCGCCCGCGTGCGCCCGGACATGAGCATCGACGAGGCCATCGGCTATCTGCGCAAGCAGGCGCGCGAGAAGGTGGAGACCGTCTACTACGCGTACGTGCTGGACGCCGAGCAGCGGCTGCAGGGCGTGCTGTCCCTGCGCCAGCTCTTCCAGGCCGCGCCGGACAAGCGCGTGGCGGACGTGATGATCCGCGACGTCATCACCGTGGCGGAGAACACGGACCAGGAGGCGGTGAGCCGCACCTTCTCCGAGCACAGCTTCATGGCCATGCCCGTGGTGGACGAGCAGCGGCGCATGAAGGGCATCGTCACGGTGGACGACATCGTGGACGTGGTCCAGGAAGAGGCCACGGAGGACATCCAGAAGGTCGGCGGTATGGAGGCCCTGGACGCGCCCTACTTCGACGTGGGCTTCCTGGCGATGCTCAAGAAGCGCGCCGGCTGGCTGATGGTGCTCTTCCTGGGCGAGATGCTCACCGCCACGGCCATGGGCTACTTCGAGCATGAGATTGCCCGCGCCGTCGTGCTGAGCCTCTTCATCCCGCTCATCATCAGCTCCGGCGGCAACTCCGGCAGCCAGGCCACCACGCTCATCATCCGTTCGCTGGCGCTGTCGGAGATGCGGCTGAAGGACTGGTGGCGCGTGGCCCGGCGCGAACTCAGCACGGGCCTGGCGCTGGGCGCGATCCTGGGAGTCGTGGGCTTCACCCGCGTGATGGTGTGGCAGGGCCTGTTCCACAGCTACGGCGAACACGCGTTTCTCATTGGCATGACGGTGGGCGTGTCGCTGGTGGGCGTGGTCATCTTCGGCACGCTGTCCGGGTCCATGCTGCCGTTCATCCTCCGGCGCGTGGGCTTCGACCCCGCGAGCGCGTCCGCGCCCTTCGTGGCCACGCTGGTGGACGTGTCCGGACTCGTCATCTACTTCACGGCCGCGAGCCTCTTCCTGAGCGGAACCCTGCTGTAG
- the hemL gene encoding glutamate-1-semialdehyde 2,1-aminomutase: MKHAQSQALFARAQARIPGGVNSPVRAFRGVGGDPVFFKEGSGAWLTDVDGNRYVDLVGSWGPLILGHAYPPIVEAIVEAARRGTTFGAPVAAEVEFAELLCATVPSVEKVRLVSSGTEATVAAVRVARGFTGRDSILKFEGCFHGAGDPFLVKAGSGVETLGLPDSPGVPSALASLTLTAPFNDLEAVERIFNEKGKDIACAIIEPVVGNMGVLVPRPGFLEGLQKLCQKHGVLFVLDEVMTGFRLARGGAQELYGLKPDLTTLAKVVGGGMPLGAYGGRRDIMSKVAPEGPVYQSGTLSGNPVAVAAGLACVKALAAPGTYARLEQLGLLLEEGFRAEAKAAGVPVTVNRVGSMITVFFTSEPVFDYASAKKADTAKFGRFFHAMLQEGVYLPPSQFEAAFISLAIGEPEVAHVLAAARKAFRALGDAR; encoded by the coding sequence ATGAAACACGCTCAAAGCCAGGCCCTCTTCGCCCGTGCGCAGGCGCGCATCCCGGGCGGCGTGAACTCTCCGGTGCGTGCCTTCCGTGGCGTGGGAGGCGACCCCGTCTTCTTCAAGGAAGGCTCCGGTGCGTGGCTCACCGACGTGGACGGCAACCGCTACGTGGACCTGGTGGGCAGCTGGGGCCCGCTCATCCTGGGCCACGCGTACCCGCCCATCGTGGAGGCCATCGTGGAGGCCGCCCGGCGCGGCACCACGTTCGGCGCGCCCGTCGCCGCGGAGGTGGAGTTCGCGGAGCTGCTCTGCGCCACGGTGCCTTCGGTGGAGAAGGTGCGCCTGGTGTCCAGCGGCACGGAGGCCACGGTGGCCGCCGTCCGCGTGGCGCGCGGCTTCACCGGCCGCGACTCCATCCTCAAGTTCGAGGGCTGCTTCCACGGCGCGGGTGACCCGTTCCTCGTGAAGGCGGGCAGCGGCGTGGAGACGCTGGGCCTGCCGGACTCCCCGGGCGTGCCGTCCGCGCTGGCGTCGCTCACGCTCACCGCGCCCTTCAACGACCTGGAGGCCGTGGAGCGCATCTTCAACGAGAAGGGCAAGGACATCGCCTGCGCCATCATCGAGCCCGTGGTGGGCAACATGGGCGTGCTGGTGCCGCGCCCCGGCTTCCTCGAAGGGTTGCAGAAGCTCTGCCAGAAGCACGGCGTGCTCTTCGTGCTGGATGAGGTGATGACGGGCTTCCGGCTCGCTCGCGGTGGCGCGCAGGAGCTGTACGGGCTCAAGCCGGACCTGACCACCCTGGCGAAGGTGGTGGGCGGCGGCATGCCGCTGGGCGCGTACGGCGGCCGGCGCGACATCATGTCGAAGGTGGCGCCGGAGGGGCCCGTGTACCAGTCCGGCACGCTGTCCGGGAACCCGGTGGCGGTGGCGGCGGGCCTGGCGTGCGTGAAGGCGCTGGCGGCGCCGGGGACGTACGCGCGGCTGGAGCAGCTGGGCCTGCTGTTGGAGGAGGGCTTCCGCGCGGAGGCGAAGGCGGCGGGCGTGCCGGTGACGGTGAACCGCGTGGGCAGCATGATCACGGTGTTCTTCACGTCGGAGCCGGTGTTCGACTACGCGTCCGCGAAGAAGGCGGACACGGCGAAGTTCGGGCGCTTCTTCCACGCGATGCTTCAGGAAGGTGTGTACCTGCCGCCCAGCCAGTTCGAGGCGGCGTTCATTTCGCTGGCCATCGGCGAGCCGGAGGTGGCGCACGTGCTCGCCGCGGCTCGCAAGGCGTTCCGCGCGCTTGGCGACGCCCGTTGA
- a CDS encoding GAF domain-containing protein, protein MGTVSEEPGAEYRLFDDMPLGMFVLRDGLLIHSNAALSRLMGVEREQLSGKPVTALLWEPGPLEDPADRLARRLGSSPVAGTYEAWLAVGNEGLRVELTVHPHARDWVVQVRDVTSRVRRRTVLRRLAELGSAVRALHSEDAVREEVFRGLEALELGFAWLTPRGVGVELSVAGLSPRLVPHAPSLGGRVRVEAPGGWAPALVRTWREGDAWMEDLGVEASRFVSEARMDAVLAVFRRVETHRAVGVRIDVENAPTAMLVLASDWLSEEDVAAVRLFGQQVSSALDAARTIQRLSVRATALTALGRLASQAASAPHPRAFFGSGTEEISGLLGCDAVCLLLPADTRHESGEALELVYARGLSEDAVARVRRARLGSLPRPGGMPDAVQVLDAETCPAPTRDALRALAFQTLVSVPLRVRSRGVGTLSVLFHARRRLTALEVETLQAMGTHFAAAIESHRLLDEVRGRAEDLALMHEVGKALAATLELDRLLATGVTSLARIVDVPDAYVLLPDAQGNRLAIRAATGSHPELVGRHVSLDLSVNSLAGQVFRTRQPLRVEDARLEVRADDELRRAAEAQSYMVLPLAVHDQMVGVAVMVETRRPRRFTPAELERADAIANQLSLALEGARLVEDLKQSYAELARAQEQLVNRERLVALGELSAVVAHEVRNPLGAIFNSVATIRRIIGPENPAIPLVDIVGEEADRLNRIVADLLTFARPPSPHLYPVSVTQLLEEAVGSALADVGGTSPSQVRVEWVMEEDVPTVTVDERLIRQCFLNVALNAVQAMLPQGGTLRVMARKAWTDRAGVQVEISDTGPGIPAELRARVFEPFFTTKAQGTGLGLAVVKRIIDSHVGQVSLDAPETGKGTIFRLFLPLEPPVAPNLPLTGA, encoded by the coding sequence GTGGGGACGGTTTCCGAGGAGCCAGGGGCGGAGTACCGCCTCTTCGACGACATGCCCCTGGGCATGTTCGTGCTTCGGGACGGCCTGCTCATCCATTCGAACGCGGCCCTTTCCCGCCTGATGGGCGTGGAGCGAGAGCAGCTGTCGGGCAAGCCCGTGACGGCGCTCCTGTGGGAGCCGGGACCGTTGGAGGACCCAGCGGATCGGCTCGCGCGGAGGCTGGGTTCGTCGCCCGTGGCGGGCACCTACGAGGCGTGGCTGGCCGTGGGCAACGAAGGGCTCCGCGTGGAGCTGACGGTGCATCCGCATGCCAGGGATTGGGTGGTGCAGGTGCGCGACGTGACGTCCCGCGTCCGGCGCCGCACGGTGCTGCGACGGCTGGCGGAGCTGGGCAGCGCGGTGCGCGCACTGCACTCCGAGGACGCGGTGCGCGAGGAGGTGTTCCGGGGGCTGGAGGCGCTGGAGCTGGGCTTCGCGTGGCTGACGCCCCGGGGTGTGGGCGTGGAGCTGTCCGTGGCGGGACTGTCCCCCCGGCTGGTGCCGCACGCGCCGTCGCTGGGAGGTCGCGTGCGGGTGGAGGCCCCTGGCGGCTGGGCGCCCGCGCTGGTGCGCACCTGGCGCGAGGGCGATGCGTGGATGGAGGACCTGGGCGTGGAGGCGTCCCGCTTCGTGTCCGAAGCGCGCATGGACGCGGTGCTGGCGGTGTTCCGGCGCGTGGAGACGCACCGGGCGGTGGGCGTGCGCATCGACGTGGAGAACGCGCCCACGGCCATGCTGGTGCTCGCCTCCGACTGGCTGAGTGAGGAGGACGTGGCCGCGGTGCGGCTGTTCGGCCAGCAGGTGTCCTCCGCGCTGGACGCGGCGCGCACCATCCAGCGGCTGAGCGTGCGCGCGACGGCGCTCACCGCGTTGGGACGGCTGGCGTCACAGGCCGCGTCCGCGCCCCACCCGCGCGCCTTCTTCGGCTCCGGCACGGAGGAGATTTCCGGACTGCTGGGCTGCGACGCCGTGTGCCTGCTCCTGCCCGCGGACACGCGGCACGAGTCGGGCGAGGCCCTGGAGCTCGTGTACGCGCGCGGCCTGTCCGAGGACGCGGTGGCGCGCGTGCGCCGTGCGCGGCTGGGGTCGCTTCCCCGTCCGGGTGGGATGCCGGACGCGGTGCAGGTGCTGGACGCGGAGACGTGTCCCGCGCCCACGCGCGACGCGCTCCGGGCGCTGGCGTTCCAGACGCTGGTATCGGTGCCGCTGCGAGTGCGCTCGCGCGGCGTGGGCACGTTGAGCGTGCTGTTCCACGCGCGCCGCCGGCTCACCGCGCTGGAGGTGGAGACACTCCAGGCCATGGGCACGCACTTCGCGGCTGCCATCGAGTCCCACCGGCTGCTGGACGAGGTGCGCGGCCGGGCGGAGGACCTGGCGCTGATGCATGAGGTGGGCAAGGCGCTGGCGGCCACGCTGGAGCTGGACCGGCTGCTGGCCACGGGCGTCACCAGCCTGGCGCGCATCGTGGACGTGCCGGACGCGTACGTGCTCCTACCGGATGCCCAGGGGAACCGGCTCGCCATCCGCGCGGCGACGGGCAGCCACCCGGAGCTGGTGGGGCGCCACGTGTCGCTGGACCTGTCGGTGAATTCGCTCGCGGGCCAGGTGTTCCGCACGCGCCAGCCGCTGCGCGTGGAGGACGCTCGGCTGGAGGTGCGGGCGGACGACGAGCTGCGCCGCGCCGCGGAGGCCCAGTCGTACATGGTGCTGCCGCTCGCCGTGCACGACCAGATGGTGGGCGTGGCGGTGATGGTGGAGACGCGCCGGCCCCGCCGCTTCACGCCCGCGGAGCTGGAGCGCGCGGACGCCATCGCCAATCAGCTGTCGCTGGCGCTGGAGGGCGCGCGGCTGGTGGAGGACCTGAAGCAGAGCTACGCGGAGCTGGCGCGCGCGCAGGAGCAGCTGGTGAACCGCGAGCGGCTGGTCGCGCTGGGCGAGCTGTCCGCGGTGGTGGCCCACGAGGTGCGCAACCCCCTGGGCGCCATCTTCAATTCGGTGGCCACCATCCGCCGCATCATCGGTCCGGAGAATCCGGCCATCCCGCTGGTGGACATCGTGGGGGAGGAGGCGGACCGGCTCAACCGCATCGTCGCGGACCTGCTCACGTTCGCGCGGCCTCCGTCGCCGCACCTGTATCCGGTGTCGGTGACGCAGCTGTTGGAGGAGGCGGTGGGCAGCGCGCTCGCCGACGTGGGCGGCACCTCGCCGTCTCAGGTGCGGGTGGAGTGGGTGATGGAGGAGGACGTGCCGACGGTGACGGTGGACGAGCGGCTCATCCGCCAGTGCTTCCTCAACGTGGCGCTCAACGCCGTGCAGGCCATGCTGCCCCAGGGCGGCACGCTGCGCGTGATGGCGCGCAAGGCGTGGACGGACCGGGCCGGCGTGCAGGTGGAGATCAGCGACACGGGGCCGGGCATCCCGGCGGAGCTGCGCGCGCGCGTCTTCGAGCCCTTCTTCACCACCAAGGCCCAGGGCACCGGGCTGGGGCTCGCCGTGGTGAAGCGCATCATCGATTCACACGTGGGCCAGGTGTCGCTGGACGCGCCGGAGACAGGCAAGGGCACCATCTTCCGCCTCTTCCTGCCGCTGGAGCCGCCGGTGGCGCCGAACCTGCCCCTGACGGGTGCGTGA
- a CDS encoding AAA family ATPase, translated as MRIERIEVKNFRGFASRAFEFSPSFNVLIGDNGTGKTAILDALSIAAGAIFLGLEGATPPGIHRDDVRRVMHTAGEVPTLEALYPVEVRCKGLVEGKSLEWARTLEGPNKHTTHGQTSDLSKRTLSWRSQVRKGKDVVLPLIAYYGTGRLWLQRRARQSTASDGARVLKPRSRFRGYHGCLDPSSNHKDFISWFKTMELIQLQEGRALGTLGAVKHALRECMRDWTDVRYDLRLGMLVASKKDGAQLPFDMLSDGARSMLAMVGNIAYRTATLNPHLREQAPSQTPGIVLIDELDLHLHPNWQREVVDDLRKVFPQMQFVATTHSPFIIQSLRENELINLDDQSRETLPSRSIEDIAQEVMGVDLPQRSHRHQVMMEAARKYYAALEQAKGSKGKELQRLKQELDELSAPFSDDVAYHAFLEMQRGKAGLPGDES; from the coding sequence ATGAGAATCGAGCGCATCGAGGTCAAGAACTTCCGTGGATTCGCGTCGCGAGCCTTCGAGTTCTCGCCCTCGTTCAACGTGCTCATCGGCGACAACGGCACGGGGAAGACGGCCATCCTCGACGCGCTCTCCATCGCGGCGGGCGCCATCTTCCTGGGGCTGGAGGGCGCCACGCCTCCCGGCATCCATCGCGATGACGTGCGGCGCGTGATGCACACCGCGGGCGAGGTCCCCACGCTGGAGGCCCTCTACCCCGTGGAGGTGCGCTGCAAAGGCCTCGTCGAGGGGAAGAGCCTGGAGTGGGCGCGGACGCTCGAAGGCCCCAACAAGCACACCACCCATGGACAGACATCCGACCTGTCCAAGCGGACGCTGTCCTGGCGTTCGCAGGTGCGCAAGGGCAAGGACGTCGTCCTGCCGCTCATCGCCTACTACGGGACGGGACGCCTCTGGCTGCAACGCCGGGCCCGCCAGTCCACGGCGTCGGATGGAGCCAGGGTCCTCAAGCCCCGCTCCCGGTTCAGGGGCTATCACGGGTGCCTCGACCCCTCCTCCAATCACAAGGACTTCATCTCCTGGTTCAAGACCATGGAGCTGATCCAGCTCCAGGAGGGGCGCGCGCTCGGCACGTTGGGCGCGGTGAAGCACGCGCTTCGCGAGTGCATGCGGGACTGGACGGACGTCCGCTATGACCTGCGGCTGGGCATGCTGGTCGCGAGCAAGAAGGACGGCGCCCAGCTGCCCTTCGACATGCTGAGCGACGGCGCCCGGAGCATGCTGGCCATGGTGGGCAACATCGCCTACCGCACCGCCACCCTCAATCCGCACCTGCGTGAGCAGGCGCCCTCCCAGACGCCGGGCATCGTCCTCATCGACGAGTTGGACCTGCACCTGCATCCCAACTGGCAACGCGAAGTGGTGGACGACCTGCGCAAGGTCTTCCCCCAGATGCAGTTCGTGGCCACGACCCACTCGCCCTTCATCATCCAGTCGCTGCGCGAGAACGAGCTCATCAACCTGGATGATCAATCCCGCGAGACGCTCCCCAGCCGGAGCATCGAGGACATCGCGCAGGAGGTGATGGGCGTGGACCTTCCCCAGCGCAGCCATCGCCATCAGGTGATGATGGAGGCGGCGCGGAAGTACTACGCGGCGCTGGAGCAGGCGAAGGGCTCCAAGGGCAAGGAGCTCCAACGCCTCAAGCAGGAGCTCGACGAACTCTCCGCGCCCTTCAGCGACGACGTCGCCTACCACGCCTTCCTGGAGATGCAGCGAGGCAAGGCCGGGCTCCCCGGAGACGAATCGTGA
- a CDS encoding serine/threonine protein kinase, with protein MATPVEPEALTGPVRFGPYTLVRRIGAGGMGEVFLAREEGVGRAVVVKKVLPGLVDSRQFVGRFRDEARVVVRLAHPNIARVYAMGEVDGQLYLAMEYVLGKTLSRLAYRLRQRQRMMPLGPLLQMGIRLCEGLAYAHDATDEEGHPLHLVHRDLSPANVCVSYAGEVKIIDFGAAQSTLKEQQTAPRVVIGNLTYMAPEQARKRTVDRRADLYAVGVVLWELFSWKPLSQRGDPLERWRRAAYPQWEPAGRYRPDLPRAVDAFLARALASEPNDRFPTATAMAEALGALKEKLAPNVTDQDLVRLMSAAFPREKVIEQQMLDDLLREQPERANTRQEFPSVLAPPGTMDPAEALRAQEDIATEALDAAKLQRAEGAGPATGARDAAKPQPSEYASVGQETEALDAAKVEQALRAAAEAKRLQEESGDAAELPRKAPPARLHNLEITMDAWLPGIGAAEPTTPGLPPQTPEVGKAPPAPAVDLQWTPGPGEDEATPQEVPGPLESRGGPGAEDTTDPGERTPAGRQAPAEEPSRPDWNPGPDAKDSVTHLRASHSEGPPPAPEDSPMQNRPSRPGWTPGAGSEDSTTNERPARKSATGLPATGKGGWTPGSGEEDATEGAGSSPMAARPSTDDAEEESTDVEKPGRPKANAAPRAPASQPRPQTSVGPAPQSRPATSVGAAPQARPAEAFPDATRPMSQDELPVPWSPQGAGEATEALEAAKIFGALSQTTGNMPAYLDEKATPYVPPKEVPRRQAPVVNERPHETRPMQVRTKTRETLVGYDMDISEALRQAELKRREAELAAEKRNTKKKKPVKSKGGNPLQGLWPIPPQYRFWAMLVVVALACGLGFGVMWLFLNGGEGGI; from the coding sequence TTGGCGACGCCCGTTGAACCAGAGGCCCTGACCGGGCCCGTGCGCTTCGGTCCCTATACCCTCGTGCGCCGCATTGGCGCCGGGGGGATGGGGGAGGTCTTCCTCGCGCGCGAGGAGGGCGTGGGGCGCGCGGTCGTGGTGAAGAAGGTGCTGCCGGGGCTGGTGGACAGCCGGCAGTTCGTGGGCCGCTTCCGCGACGAGGCCCGCGTGGTGGTGCGGCTGGCGCACCCGAACATCGCGCGCGTGTACGCGATGGGCGAGGTGGACGGGCAGCTGTACCTCGCCATGGAGTACGTGCTGGGCAAGACGCTCAGCCGGCTCGCGTACCGCCTGCGGCAGCGCCAGCGGATGATGCCCCTGGGGCCGCTGCTCCAGATGGGCATCCGGCTGTGCGAGGGCCTGGCGTACGCGCACGACGCGACGGATGAAGAAGGGCACCCGCTGCACCTGGTGCACCGTGACCTGTCCCCCGCGAACGTGTGCGTGAGCTACGCGGGCGAGGTGAAGATCATCGACTTCGGCGCGGCGCAGTCCACGCTGAAGGAGCAGCAGACGGCGCCGCGCGTGGTGATTGGCAACCTCACGTACATGGCGCCGGAGCAGGCCCGCAAGCGCACGGTGGACCGGCGCGCGGACCTGTACGCGGTGGGCGTGGTGCTGTGGGAGTTGTTCTCGTGGAAGCCGCTGTCGCAGCGGGGCGACCCGTTGGAGCGCTGGCGACGCGCGGCCTATCCGCAGTGGGAGCCGGCGGGGCGCTACCGGCCGGACCTGCCGCGCGCGGTGGACGCGTTCCTGGCGCGCGCGCTGGCATCCGAGCCGAACGACCGCTTCCCCACGGCGACGGCCATGGCGGAGGCGCTGGGCGCGCTGAAGGAGAAGCTGGCGCCCAACGTGACGGATCAGGACCTGGTGCGGCTGATGTCCGCGGCCTTCCCGCGAGAGAAGGTCATCGAGCAGCAGATGCTGGACGATCTGCTGCGCGAGCAGCCCGAGCGCGCGAACACGCGTCAGGAGTTTCCGTCCGTGCTCGCGCCCCCCGGGACCATGGATCCGGCGGAGGCGCTCCGGGCACAGGAGGACATCGCGACGGAGGCGCTGGACGCGGCGAAGTTACAGCGGGCGGAGGGCGCGGGCCCGGCGACCGGAGCGCGAGACGCCGCGAAGCCGCAACCGTCGGAGTACGCCAGCGTGGGGCAGGAGACCGAGGCCCTGGACGCGGCGAAGGTGGAGCAGGCGCTGCGCGCGGCGGCGGAGGCGAAGAGGCTCCAGGAGGAGTCCGGCGACGCGGCGGAGCTGCCGCGCAAGGCGCCTCCGGCGCGGCTTCACAACCTGGAAATCACCATGGATGCATGGCTGCCAGGCATCGGCGCCGCGGAGCCCACCACGCCAGGACTTCCTCCCCAGACCCCGGAGGTGGGCAAGGCCCCGCCGGCACCGGCGGTGGACCTCCAGTGGACGCCCGGGCCGGGCGAGGACGAGGCCACCCCCCAGGAGGTTCCCGGCCCGCTGGAATCCCGTGGGGGCCCGGGCGCGGAGGACACCACCGACCCGGGGGAGCGCACCCCCGCGGGCAGGCAGGCTCCGGCGGAAGAACCGTCCCGGCCGGATTGGAATCCGGGCCCGGACGCGAAAGACTCCGTTACACACCTTCGAGCGTCTCACAGTGAGGGGCCCCCCCCGGCCCCGGAGGACTCACCGATGCAGAACCGCCCCTCGCGCCCGGGCTGGACTCCCGGCGCAGGCAGTGAGGACTCCACCACCAACGAGCGGCCCGCGCGCAAGAGCGCCACGGGCCTGCCCGCCACCGGCAAGGGTGGCTGGACTCCGGGCTCCGGCGAGGAAGACGCCACCGAGGGCGCTGGTTCCTCGCCCATGGCTGCGCGCCCCAGCACGGACGACGCGGAAGAAGAGAGCACCGACGTCGAAAAGCCCGGCCGCCCCAAGGCGAACGCGGCGCCGCGCGCCCCTGCCTCCCAGCCTCGTCCCCAGACCTCCGTGGGACCCGCGCCGCAGTCGCGTCCCGCCACCTCCGTGGGGGCCGCCCCCCAGGCGCGTCCCGCCGAGGCGTTCCCGGACGCCACCCGCCCCATGTCCCAGGACGAGCTGCCGGTGCCCTGGTCGCCGCAGGGCGCGGGCGAAGCCACCGAGGCCCTGGAGGCCGCGAAGATCTTCGGAGCCCTGTCCCAGACGACGGGCAACATGCCGGCCTACCTGGACGAGAAGGCGACCCCCTACGTCCCGCCCAAGGAAGTCCCTCGCCGCCAGGCCCCCGTCGTGAATGAGCGGCCCCATGAGACGCGCCCCATGCAGGTGCGGACCAAGACGCGCGAAACGCTCGTGGGCTACGACATGGACATCTCCGAGGCGCTCCGGCAAGCGGAGCTGAAGCGCCGCGAAGCCGAGCTCGCCGCCGAGAAGCGCAACACCAAGAAGAAGAAGCCCGTGAAGTCCAAGGGGGGCAACCCGCTCCAGGGCCTGTGGCCCATCCCGCCTCAGTACCGCTTCTGGGCCATGCTCGTGGTGGTGGCCCTGGCGTGCGGACTGGGCTTCGGCGTGATGTGGCTCTTCCTGAACGGCGGCGAAGGCGGCATCTGA
- a CDS encoding HNH endonuclease, producing the protein MRPVERGDWPVDGEGVRRTFSDYPEARGALIERMGEYCSFCEGRMNASLAVEHMLPQEHHPGLAREWHNFLLACVNCNSTKSAKRIRLGSYYWPDRDNTARAFVHAADGVVTAAPNLSPQERRRAERTLQLTGLDKLPPHHPRASDRRWQHRREAWARAEEARDCLAASDTPHMRRLVIRQATALGHWSIWMTVFAADADMRQRLITAFTGTARACFDSATRPVPRARGAL; encoded by the coding sequence GTGAGGCCCGTGGAGCGGGGGGACTGGCCCGTCGACGGCGAGGGCGTGCGCCGGACCTTCTCCGATTACCCGGAGGCGCGCGGCGCCCTCATCGAGCGGATGGGTGAGTACTGCTCGTTCTGCGAGGGCCGGATGAACGCCAGCCTCGCCGTGGAGCACATGCTTCCCCAGGAGCATCACCCCGGGCTCGCGCGGGAGTGGCACAACTTCCTGCTCGCCTGCGTGAACTGCAACAGCACCAAGAGCGCCAAACGCATCCGCCTGGGGAGCTACTACTGGCCGGACCGCGACAACACGGCCCGGGCCTTCGTCCACGCCGCGGACGGAGTCGTGACCGCGGCGCCGAACCTGAGTCCCCAGGAGCGGCGTCGCGCGGAGCGGACGCTTCAGCTCACGGGGCTCGACAAGCTGCCGCCCCACCATCCCAGGGCCAGCGACCGCCGCTGGCAGCATCGCAGGGAGGCGTGGGCACGAGCGGAAGAAGCCCGGGACTGCCTCGCTGCCTCCGACACGCCCCACATGCGGAGGCTGGTCATCCGGCAGGCCACGGCGCTGGGCCATTGGTCCATCTGGATGACTGTCTTCGCGGCGGACGCGGACATGCGCCAGCGGCTCATCACCGCGTTCACCGGCACCGCCAGGGCCTGCTTCGACTCGGCCACCCGGCCCGTCCCCCGCGCGCGCGGCGCGCTTTAG